Proteins encoded together in one Rossellomorea sp. y25 window:
- a CDS encoding radical SAM protein produces the protein MKKVVLSTLNAKYIHTNLAIRCLKAFAEPEHEIELAEYTIKDPTLNIATDLFSKKPDIIGFSCYIWNIEETIKVIKILRKILPEVTIVLGGPEVTYDVPYWLDRLQDVDFIVIGEGEESFKQLLDELNGDRDFSKVHGVAYLADGKPVIKPQQNKIDLREVPSPFRFQEDLPQLGKRVTYIETSRGCPFRCQFCLSSIEVGVRYFDREKVKDDIRFLMKNGAKTIKFVDRTFNISRSYAMEMFQFLIDEHLPGTVFQFEITADIMRPEVIEFLNENAPAGLFRFEIGIQSTNDETNDLVMRKQNYTKLTRTVTMVKDGGKIDQHLDLIAGLPEEDYNSFRKTFNDVFELRPEELQLGFLKMLRGTGLRIRANDHQYTYMDHSPYEILGNNVLTFDDIVRIKQVEDVLEKYWNDHRMDRTIEYLVTECFETPFDFFQQFGSYWENRGWSRIGHQLEDLFKRLQEFLSTETSYNISMIEGLMKLDYLENQKYKPRKPWWTHELTKADRSAIYQSLLAQPSIAGESFALLNLNEKELYKHTLLETIQSQDGLDQYVLAYFEPATGQSTVFEIDRQSVSP, from the coding sequence ATGAAGAAAGTCGTTTTAAGTACGTTAAATGCAAAATATATTCACACCAATTTGGCCATTCGTTGCCTGAAGGCATTTGCAGAGCCTGAACATGAGATAGAATTGGCTGAATACACCATTAAGGATCCCACCCTTAACATCGCCACTGACTTATTCTCGAAAAAACCTGATATCATTGGATTCAGCTGTTACATTTGGAATATCGAAGAGACGATCAAAGTGATCAAAATCCTTCGCAAAATCCTGCCCGAAGTAACCATCGTCCTGGGAGGACCAGAAGTCACATATGATGTTCCCTACTGGCTGGATCGGCTGCAAGACGTTGACTTTATCGTTATCGGTGAAGGGGAAGAATCCTTTAAGCAGTTATTGGATGAACTGAATGGGGATAGGGACTTTTCAAAGGTCCATGGAGTGGCTTACTTAGCAGATGGTAAGCCGGTCATCAAGCCTCAGCAGAATAAAATAGATTTAAGAGAAGTACCCTCACCGTTCCGTTTTCAAGAAGACCTGCCTCAATTGGGTAAAAGGGTTACGTATATTGAGACAAGCAGAGGTTGTCCTTTCCGCTGTCAGTTCTGCCTTTCTTCGATTGAAGTAGGTGTACGCTACTTTGACAGAGAAAAGGTAAAAGATGATATCCGTTTCTTAATGAAAAATGGTGCGAAAACCATTAAATTTGTTGATCGTACATTCAACATTAGCCGAAGCTATGCCATGGAAATGTTTCAATTTCTAATTGACGAACATTTACCAGGTACTGTCTTTCAATTTGAAATCACCGCTGACATTATGAGACCGGAAGTAATTGAATTTCTGAACGAAAATGCCCCTGCAGGGTTATTCCGCTTTGAAATCGGAATTCAATCAACGAATGATGAAACGAATGATCTCGTAATGAGAAAACAAAATTACACGAAACTGACCAGAACCGTTACGATGGTGAAAGATGGAGGAAAGATTGATCAGCATCTGGATTTAATTGCAGGATTACCTGAAGAGGATTACAACTCTTTCCGTAAAACTTTTAATGATGTATTTGAATTGCGACCAGAGGAGCTACAATTAGGATTTCTGAAGATGCTTCGTGGTACAGGCTTAAGAATTCGTGCAAACGATCATCAGTACACGTATATGGACCATTCACCTTATGAAATCCTAGGCAACAATGTATTGACCTTTGATGATATCGTTAGAATTAAACAGGTTGAAGATGTATTAGAAAAGTATTGGAATGATCATCGTATGGATCGTACGATTGAATATTTAGTGACAGAATGCTTTGAAACTCCCTTTGATTTCTTCCAACAATTCGGCTCCTACTGGGAAAACCGTGGTTGGTCAAGAATCGGACATCAACTGGAAGATTTGTTTAAAAGGCTGCAAGAGTTTTTATCTACAGAGACCAGCTATAACATTTCGATGATTGAAGGTCTAATGAAACTGGATTATTTAGAGAATCAGAAGTATAAACCACGTAAACCTTGGTGGACTCATGAACTTACGAAAGCAGATCGATCTGCTATTTATCAATCCTTGCTGGCACAACCATCTATCGCAGGAGAATCTTTCGCTCTCCTAAACTTAAATGAAAAGGAATTGTATAAGCATACACTCCTGGAAACCATTCAATCCCAGGATGGACTAGATCAGTATGTATTAGCTTACTTTGAACCAGCAACCGGTCAATCTACCGTATTTGAGATTGATCGACAATCTGTTTCCCCATAA